A genomic segment from Nicotiana sylvestris chromosome 1, ASM39365v2, whole genome shotgun sequence encodes:
- the LOC104222056 gene encoding BON1-associated protein 2 → MKPSSSLTSRVLEITVISGENLRESKKQWVKKNAFVNIRTTDSNVQTTKMDKDGGSYPVWNEKLIVDLPMHAINLTVEVQCKTSYGIKPIGIARVPTSDFIGGFLPEDYLHFLSYRLRDEKGEKNGIINFSVKVKNAPPQTTGCASAYSQQWTVAPAAMRSNTSGVVVTGIPVYPSY, encoded by the coding sequence ATGAAGCCATCGTCCTCTTTAACGTCACGGGTATTAGAAATCACAGTGATATCTGGGGAGAATCTCCGAGAAAGCAAGAAGCAATGGGTGAAGAAGAACGCTTTCGTAAATATCAGAACAACAGATAGCAACGTTCAAACAACTAAAATGGATAAAGACGGCGGAAGTTATCCTGTATGGAACGAAAAACTGATCGTTGATTTGCCCATGCATGCAATAAATCTGACGGTGGAGGTTCAATGCAAGACTTCTTATGGGATTAAACCCATTGGGATTGCAAGAGTTCCCACGTCGGATTTCATTGGTGGATTCTTGCCTGAAGATTATCTGCACTTCTTGAGTTATAGGCTTAGGGATGAAAAGGGTGAGAAGAATGGGATTATCAATTTCTCCGTCAAGGTCAAGAATGCACCGCCGCAAACTACCGGTTGCGCCTCTGCTTATTCGCAGCAGTGGACGGTAGCTCCGGCGGCAATGAGAAGTAATACTTCTGGCGTGGTTGTAACCGGTATTCCCGTTTATCCCAGTTATTAG